Proteins encoded within one genomic window of Candidatus Hepatoplasma crinochetorum Av:
- the deoC gene encoding deoxyribose-phosphate aldolase, whose protein sequence is MEKNINEYIDHTLLKRDVLTKEIDQAINDAIKYKFKGLCIAPFWVSHVQEKLHKNNVLVVTVIGFPYGQQSARTKAFEAKQAIKDGADELDFIINASKLHEKDQDYLRKELALLRKITKNKIIKLIIETGLLNKEEKELATKLGVEAGFNFIKTSTAVNTSGATVEDVKLMKKIIDGRAKIKASGGIRTLNQAEELIKAGADRLGTSNGIDIVKGLEGKSSY, encoded by the coding sequence ATGGAAAAAAATATAAATGAATATATAGATCATACTTTACTAAAAAGAGATGTATTAACAAAAGAAATTGATCAAGCGATAAATGATGCAATAAAATATAAATTTAAAGGTTTATGTATTGCTCCTTTTTGAGTTTCTCATGTCCAAGAAAAATTACATAAAAATAATGTTTTAGTTGTTACTGTAATTGGATTTCCTTATGGGCAACAATCAGCAAGAACAAAAGCATTTGAAGCAAAACAAGCAATCAAAGATGGGGCGGATGAACTAGATTTTATTATTAATGCAAGTAAGCTACATGAAAAAGATCAAGATTATCTTCGTAAAGAATTAGCTTTATTAAGAAAAATAACAAAAAATAAAATAATTAAATTAATAATTGAAACAGGACTTTTAAATAAAGAAGAAAAAGAATTAGCTACAAAATTAGGAGTAGAGGCTGGATTTAATTTTATTAAAACATCAACAGCTGTTAATACTAGTGGAGCGACAGTGGAAGATGTAAAACTTATGAAAAAAATAATTGATGGAAGAGCAAAAATAAAAGCTTCAGGAGGAATCAGAACTTTAAATCAAGCAGAAGAATTAATAAAAGCTGGAGCAGATAGACTTGGAACATCTAATGGAATTGATATTGTAAAAGGATTAGAAGGCAAGAGTTCATATTAA
- a CDS encoding zinc ribbon domain-containing protein, which yields MSNQKICQSCGMPLKRDKNGPAKEKDGSPSEKYCSYCYKNGEFTSPNFTVKDMQDKNAEEMKKKHFPKFMINMYNKKLPELERWSETASEPQQ from the coding sequence ATGAGTAATCAAAAAATTTGCCAATCATGTGGAATGCCTTTGAAAAGGGATAAAAACGGTCCAGCAAAAGAAAAAGATGGATCACCATCTGAAAAATACTGTTCATATTGTTATAAAAATGGAGAATTTACAAGTCCAAATTTTACTGTAAAAGATATGCAAGATAAAAATGCAGAAGAAATGAAGAAAAAACATTTTCCAAAATTTATGATAAATATGTATAATAAAAAACTTCCAGAACTTGAAAGATGAAGCGAAACTGCTTCAGAACCACAACAATAA
- a CDS encoding ABC transporter ATP-binding protein, with protein sequence MKSESKSRNKDQKEKRKIITIFFSFFFFLLILVGSVFGLLNYSNPNHYQVSSNFKNYYQFEIGVDWKSVDVNQEKEIYKLANYFNDQLEQNKDYYNSEVYVVDDDTILINMPITSIKNGNYGDELVDKPFSDDAQIALLEEIIYLQATLINQSYLEFRSYNGELLFPDGQQFVEPPITNSEDVSSYENNLEATNSQGNLIAKAEVDYSQGNPYIKIYPKDSAIFRDALSWYEEQAASGLSSDPNAIYWTIWFDYSQLENILLEGTDQGIFDYVPSDYDPTGEQPQENVYTYTHKDSEGNPTQELTKKIAEPYFVTIGQIQNNSSSVYNDYFAITGDFTVAKANNIVERINFSNTEQYFDLEIENYNLIYQNNSIKDLGWIFWLFITFVILVAFFFFIWFGLLGVIASSNNLLFGLLFAYFIYLFALPISFALIAALFIIVLISSLFTFYLLQRYKKIDNKLWNHKTKYKKVMQEFSIAFLPSIFVILISFLIGGILLPISVQLFVYFLVFAIFYFLIINYLILPLIIFLIDSITNFTDINFTKENKIWNYFIGINEERIFKNNKFYNDKKLIKVQKNTNSFKVLFILTMISSILFGAAFTLNHYKNGSGVNTRFLNDSYYRYDIVKTYQTSTKDTYASYQDNDELTSIERLQDPQNQKDHINELKENIDDIIDIFEENNVNVNHYQIIRYDKLIYQNTYKPDENEESTIVHYDYQFTYGIAIYSSTEITEEMFLAINNDLYQNIYNTADEQYNLKYAYYGQLQNSPIYYDYQYYYQLIPTSSLSIANDDWRTYYKDSYDNNSSNLNQQEGIILAPTIYFNDLNLLDYSVNNLKDTTLNYQTLNIFLAILLILISFFFFGVIMYRFAVTISSLITVILEVLFAITFTLLIFTPFANMIIFAILLSIFMSFFAKFLILKKTEEQEYKFKDHFLLVIFLLFILNFLLSIFAMIILGKISLIIFVYTIIFTIISLISTIFVYPTIVNKLERRFKENKNRRKERDQILAKQEDVVIEEIIEGIND encoded by the coding sequence GTGAAAAGTGAATCAAAAAGCAGAAATAAAGATCAAAAAGAAAAAAGAAAAATAATTACTATATTTTTTTCTTTTTTCTTTTTTCTTTTAATTCTTGTTGGTTCTGTTTTTGGTTTGTTAAATTACAGTAATCCAAATCATTATCAAGTTAGTAGTAATTTTAAAAATTATTATCAATTTGAAATTGGGGTAGACTGAAAAAGTGTAGATGTTAATCAAGAAAAAGAGATTTACAAATTAGCAAATTATTTTAATGATCAATTAGAACAAAATAAAGATTATTATAATAGTGAAGTTTATGTTGTTGATGATGATACTATTTTAATAAATATGCCAATTACATCTATAAAAAATGGAAATTATGGTGATGAATTAGTAGATAAACCTTTTTCTGATGATGCACAAATTGCATTATTAGAAGAAATAATTTATTTACAAGCAACACTTATAAATCAAAGTTATCTTGAATTTAGAAGTTATAATGGTGAATTATTATTTCCTGATGGACAACAATTTGTAGAACCTCCAATTACTAATTCGGAAGATGTATCATCTTATGAAAATAATTTAGAAGCAACAAATTCTCAAGGTAATTTAATTGCAAAAGCAGAAGTAGATTATTCACAAGGTAATCCTTATATTAAAATTTATCCAAAAGATTCAGCAATTTTTCGTGATGCTTTAAGTTGATATGAAGAGCAAGCTGCTTCGGGTTTATCTAGTGATCCTAATGCTATTTATTGAACAATTTGATTTGATTATAGTCAATTAGAAAATATCTTACTCGAGGGAACAGATCAAGGGATATTCGATTATGTTCCTTCAGATTATGATCCAACAGGAGAGCAACCACAAGAGAATGTTTATACTTATACTCATAAAGATTCAGAAGGAAATCCAACACAAGAATTAACAAAAAAAATTGCTGAACCTTATTTTGTTACAATTGGTCAAATTCAAAATAATTCTTCTAGTGTATATAATGATTATTTTGCAATTACTGGTGATTTTACTGTTGCAAAAGCAAATAATATTGTAGAAAGAATTAATTTTTCCAATACAGAACAATATTTTGATTTAGAAATAGAAAATTATAATTTAATTTATCAAAATAATTCAATTAAGGATTTGGGATGAATTTTTTGACTTTTTATTACTTTTGTGATTTTAGTTGCTTTTTTCTTTTTTATTTGATTTGGTTTATTAGGAGTTATAGCTTCATCTAATAATTTATTATTTGGATTATTGTTTGCTTATTTCATTTACTTATTTGCTCTTCCAATTTCATTTGCTTTAATTGCTGCTCTTTTTATTATTGTTTTAATTTCTAGTTTATTTACATTTTATTTATTACAAAGATATAAGAAAATTGATAATAAATTATGAAATCACAAAACGAAATATAAAAAAGTAATGCAAGAATTTTCAATTGCCTTTTTACCTTCAATTTTTGTTATTTTAATTTCTTTTTTGATTGGTGGAATTTTATTACCAATTAGTGTTCAATTATTTGTTTATTTCTTAGTATTTGCAATATTTTACTTTTTAATTATTAATTATTTAATTTTACCTCTTATAATATTTTTGATTGATTCTATTACAAATTTTACAGATATTAATTTTACAAAAGAAAACAAAATATGAAATTATTTTATTGGAATAAACGAAGAAAGAATTTTTAAAAATAATAAATTTTATAATGATAAAAAATTAATTAAAGTACAAAAAAATACAAACTCATTTAAAGTTTTATTTATTTTAACAATGATAAGTTCAATTTTATTTGGAGCAGCTTTTACATTAAATCATTATAAAAATGGTAGTGGTGTTAATACAAGATTTTTAAATGACTCCTATTATCGATATGATATTGTAAAAACCTATCAAACTTCAACAAAAGATACATATGCAAGTTATCAAGATAATGATGAATTAACATCTATTGAACGTTTGCAAGATCCACAAAATCAAAAAGATCATATTAATGAATTAAAAGAAAATATTGATGATATTATTGATATTTTCGAAGAAAATAATGTAAATGTTAATCATTATCAAATTATTCGTTATGATAAACTTATTTATCAAAATACATATAAGCCAGATGAAAATGAAGAAAGTACAATTGTTCATTATGATTATCAATTTACATATGGTATTGCCATTTATTCTAGCACAGAAATTACAGAAGAAATGTTTCTTGCAATAAACAATGATCTTTATCAAAATATTTATAATACAGCAGATGAACAATATAATTTAAAATATGCTTATTATGGACAATTGCAAAATTCTCCTATTTATTACGATTATCAATATTATTATCAATTAATCCCTACTTCCTCACTTTCAATAGCAAATGATGATTGAAGAACTTATTATAAGGATAGTTATGATAATAATTCTAGTAACTTAAATCAACAAGAAGGAATTATTTTAGCTCCTACAATATATTTTAATGATTTAAATCTTCTAGATTATTCTGTGAATAATTTAAAAGATACAACATTAAATTATCAAACTTTAAATATTTTTTTAGCAATTCTTTTAATTTTAATATCATTTTTTTTCTTTGGAGTAATTATGTATCGCTTTGCTGTTACAATTTCTAGTTTAATAACAGTTATTCTAGAAGTTTTATTTGCTATTACATTTACATTACTTATTTTTACGCCTTTTGCAAATATGATTATTTTTGCAATATTGCTTTCAATTTTTATGAGTTTTTTTGCAAAATTTTTAATTCTTAAAAAAACAGAAGAACAAGAATATAAATTTAAAGATCATTTTTTACTAGTAATATTTTTATTGTTTATCTTAAACTTTTTACTTTCAATTTTTGCAATGATTATACTAGGGAAAATAAGTTTAATTATTTTTGTATATACGATAATATTTACAATTATTTCACTTATTTCGACAATTTTTGTTTATCCAACAATTGTAAACAAATTAGAACGAAGATTTAAAGAAAATAAAAATAGAAGAAAAGAACGTGATCAAATTTTAGCAAAACAAGAAGATGTTGTAATTGAGGAAATAATTGAAGGGATTAATGATTAA
- a CDS encoding deoxynucleoside kinase — MRIVISGTVGVGKSTVSELLFKKLKKTNHLNLLKEETVRSIYLDYYYKDPQEWAFISQLDFLLGRFKQWLLDEKKRELFVKNNKNNYITLYDRHFLDDYVFAELHTIKENISNINSITYQAIYKELIDKMNFLNARPDYFFLLTADFNTVIERFRDRNRKAEKDVDLEYWKDLFHNYYKRPMIQNHFKRNVEKFIVIDTNNKTPEIVMEEILNYLKKEKNI, encoded by the coding sequence ATGCGAATTGTAATTTCTGGAACAGTTGGTGTTGGGAAATCAACTGTATCTGAACTATTATTTAAAAAATTAAAAAAAACAAATCACTTAAATTTATTGAAGGAAGAGACTGTTAGATCAATTTATCTTGATTATTATTATAAAGATCCACAAGAATGAGCATTTATTTCTCAACTAGATTTCTTATTAGGAAGATTTAAACAGTGATTATTAGATGAAAAAAAGCGTGAACTTTTTGTAAAAAATAATAAAAATAATTATATTACTCTTTATGATCGTCATTTTCTTGATGATTATGTATTTGCTGAATTACACACAATTAAGGAAAATATTTCTAATATAAATTCAATTACTTATCAAGCAATTTATAAAGAATTAATTGATAAAATGAATTTTTTGAATGCAAGACCAGATTATTTCTTTTTGCTTACAGCAGATTTTAATACTGTAATTGAAAGATTTAGAGATCGAAATCGAAAAGCAGAAAAAGATGTTGATTTAGAATATTGAAAAGATCTTTTTCATAATTATTATAAAAGACCAATGATTCAAAATCATTTTAAAAGAAATGTTGAAAAATTTATTGTAATTGATACAAATAATAAAACCCCAGAAATTGTAATGGAAGAGATTTTAAATTATCTTAAAAAAGAAAAAAATATATAA
- a CDS encoding M24 family metallopeptidase, whose product MKINENHLKKIINNKNIWFTNPEDVYYLTSFKSTNLSLFYINKNWYAITDDRYFKRAQEKLKKINVLNAITLPFKNILIPEILKSGKPLSVDDEFLSLKEFNYLKANYPLLKIKGESFNYMRMIKDDEEIALIKKACLITDQIYKGILQYIKAGRTEKDVKQKLLKLLIEYKDCESAFSPIIAAGKNSSNPHIEPTNYTIKKGDLVTIDFGVSYKGYKSDMTRTILIGKNVTKMQTKIFNLVNYGLNKAIEAIKPGIEIKKIDEIVRTIFKQEGYEKYFIHALGHGVGLNIHEAPTVSSNTNLTLKKGMIITIEPGIYLPNEFGVRIEQDILVTENGYEILNDSPIQLKI is encoded by the coding sequence ATGAAAATCAATGAAAATCACTTAAAAAAAATAATAAATAATAAAAATATTTGATTTACAAATCCTGAAGATGTTTATTATCTTACATCATTTAAATCAACTAATTTAAGTTTATTTTATATTAATAAAAATTGATATGCAATTACCGATGATAGATATTTTAAAAGAGCACAGGAAAAATTAAAAAAAATAAATGTTTTAAATGCAATTACTTTACCTTTTAAAAATATTTTAATTCCAGAAATATTAAAATCAGGAAAACCATTATCAGTAGATGATGAATTTTTAAGTTTAAAAGAATTTAATTATCTTAAAGCTAATTATCCTTTACTTAAAATTAAGGGTGAATCATTTAATTATATGCGAATGATTAAAGATGATGAAGAAATTGCTTTAATTAAAAAAGCTTGTTTAATTACTGATCAAATTTATAAAGGAATTTTACAATATATAAAAGCAGGAAGAACAGAAAAAGATGTAAAACAAAAACTTTTAAAATTATTAATTGAATATAAGGATTGTGAATCAGCTTTTTCTCCAATTATTGCAGCAGGAAAAAATAGTTCAAATCCTCATATTGAACCAACAAATTATACGATTAAAAAAGGAGATCTTGTTACAATTGATTTTGGAGTTAGTTATAAGGGTTATAAGTCAGATATGACAAGGACTATTTTAATTGGTAAAAATGTAACTAAAATGCAAACAAAAATCTTTAATCTTGTTAATTATGGTTTAAATAAAGCGATTGAAGCTATTAAACCAGGAATAGAAATTAAAAAAATTGATGAAATTGTAAGAACAATTTTTAAGCAAGAAGGTTATGAAAAATATTTTATTCATGCATTAGGACATGGAGTTGGTTTAAATATTCATGAAGCCCCAACTGTAAGTTCTAATACAAATTTAACTTTAAAAAAAGGAATGATAATAACAATTGAACCAGGAATATATCTTCCAAATGAATTTGGAGTAAGAATAGAACAAGATATTTTAGTAACAGAAAATGGATATGAAATTTTAAATGATTCTCCAATCCAATTAAAAATATAA
- the efp gene encoding elongation factor P has product MAEQINVNDFKQGITFLRNNQVYQVIEANHAKSGRGQAHVKVKAKNLFTNSLQNITFVGGEKVEKAYILKKSMQFLYFEGNKAFFMDNKNFDQIEINDQKIEKNRDFLGIETTLNLLFFEDHLIDIEIPKNIILEVIETTDAIKGDTVTNATKKAKLETGLEIDVPQFINISDKVLINTETKKYISKLS; this is encoded by the coding sequence ATGGCTGAGCAAATTAATGTAAATGATTTTAAGCAAGGAATTACTTTTTTAAGAAATAATCAAGTTTATCAAGTAATTGAAGCAAATCATGCAAAATCAGGTCGTGGGCAAGCCCACGTAAAAGTAAAAGCAAAAAATCTTTTTACAAATTCGTTGCAAAATATAACATTTGTTGGTGGGGAAAAAGTAGAAAAAGCTTATATTCTAAAAAAATCAATGCAATTTCTTTATTTTGAGGGAAATAAAGCTTTTTTTATGGATAATAAAAATTTTGATCAAATTGAAATAAATGATCAAAAAATAGAAAAAAATCGTGATTTTTTAGGAATTGAAACAACTTTAAATTTATTATTTTTTGAAGATCATTTAATAGATATTGAGATTCCTAAAAATATTATATTAGAAGTTATTGAAACTACTGATGCTATAAAAGGTGATACAGTAACAAACGCAACTAAAAAAGCAAAATTAGAAACAGGTCTTGAAATAGATGTTCCTCAGTTTATAAACATTTCTGATAAAGTTTTGATAAATACAGAAACAAAAAAATATATTTCTAAACTTTCATAA
- a CDS encoding L-lactate dehydrogenase → MKKTTNKIVLIGAGAVGTSFLYWAMSKGVADEYAIIDVNKDAAKGQELDFEDASPSAPSFFSVKSGDYSLLKDADLVVITAGRPQKPGETRLEMVADNAKIMKQIALEVKKAKFDGITLIASNPVDVMTTVYQYVTNFDSKKVISSSCTLDTNRLKFEFSKIFNVNPKDLNMFVMGEHGDSSVSTLEFATLNGIPLKDHYADKKIDASKKAEIHKKVYMKAYEIINRKRATFYGIGAVLAEISQSIIRDERKIFSTGSLLNGEYGEKGVYAGVPSVIGRNGIVCTYQFPLSKEELLQFKKSVSILKETTKKALAAIK, encoded by the coding sequence ATGAAGAAAACAACAAACAAAATTGTTTTAATTGGTGCTGGTGCAGTAGGGACATCGTTTCTTTATTGAGCAATGTCTAAAGGTGTAGCGGATGAATATGCAATAATTGATGTAAATAAAGATGCGGCAAAAGGACAAGAACTAGATTTCGAAGATGCTTCTCCTTCAGCTCCATCATTTTTTTCTGTAAAGAGTGGAGATTATAGTCTTTTAAAAGATGCTGATCTTGTTGTTATTACGGCAGGGCGTCCACAAAAACCAGGAGAAACACGTTTAGAAATGGTTGCTGATAATGCAAAAATAATGAAACAAATTGCATTAGAAGTAAAAAAAGCAAAATTTGATGGAATAACATTAATCGCATCAAATCCTGTTGATGTAATGACAACCGTTTATCAATATGTTACTAATTTTGATTCTAAAAAAGTTATTTCTTCTTCATGTACATTAGATACAAACAGATTAAAATTTGAATTCTCAAAAATATTCAATGTAAATCCTAAGGATTTAAATATGTTTGTAATGGGTGAACATGGAGATTCATCAGTATCAACACTTGAATTTGCAACTTTAAATGGGATTCCATTAAAAGATCATTATGCTGATAAAAAAATAGATGCTAGTAAAAAAGCAGAAATTCATAAAAAAGTTTATATGAAAGCTTATGAAATAATTAATAGAAAAAGAGCAACTTTTTATGGAATTGGTGCTGTGTTAGCAGAAATTTCTCAATCTATTATTCGCGATGAAAGAAAAATCTTTTCTACAGGTTCTTTATTAAACGGAGAATATGGAGAAAAAGGTGTTTATGCTGGGGTTCCTTCAGTTATTGGTAGAAATGGAATTGTTTGTACATATCAATTTCCATTATCAAAGGAAGAATTATTACAATTTAAAAAATCTGTTTCTATTTTGAAAGAGACAACTAAAAAAGCATTAGCTGCAATAAAATAG
- a CDS encoding deoxynucleoside kinase encodes MDIIISGTVGVGKSTISKMLYLKFKKDLNLKVNLIKEIADENPYLDFYYKNKEEWSFLTQIDFLRMRFKSVFINNNDDYINIYDRHFLDDYVFSSLSLIKESMSSFNFNIYKRINQELLERINYRKQKIYFFLLISDFETTLLRIKKRGRESEQDLKLNLYWRSLYQKYYQDSEIKNYFKKNSDYFFLINADQAKGKILDDILKIIKKGKYYEDSYQWNNWSWQKHNC; translated from the coding sequence ATGGACATAATTATTAGTGGAACAGTTGGTGTTGGAAAATCAACTATTTCGAAAATGCTTTATCTTAAATTTAAAAAGGATTTAAATTTAAAAGTAAATTTAATAAAAGAAATTGCAGATGAAAACCCTTATCTTGATTTTTATTATAAAAATAAAGAAGAATGATCTTTTCTTACACAAATTGATTTTTTAAGAATGAGATTTAAATCTGTTTTTATTAATAATAATGATGATTATATTAATATTTATGATCGTCATTTTCTTGATGATTATGTTTTCTCTTCCCTTTCGCTAATAAAAGAATCAATGTCTTCTTTTAATTTTAATATCTATAAAAGAATAAATCAAGAATTATTAGAAAGAATAAATTATCGTAAACAAAAAATTTATTTTTTCTTGCTTATAAGTGATTTTGAAACAACTCTTTTAAGAATTAAAAAAAGAGGAAGAGAATCAGAGCAAGATTTAAAACTTAATTTATATTGAAGAAGTCTCTATCAAAAATATTATCAAGATTCTGAAATTAAAAATTATTTCAAAAAAAATAGTGATTATTTTTTCTTAATAAATGCTGATCAAGCGAAGGGAAAAATTTTAGATGATATTTTAAAAATAATAAAAAAAGGAAAGTATTATGAAGATAGTTATCAGTGGAACAACTGGAGTTGGCAAAAGCACAACTGTTAA
- a CDS encoding YebC/PmpR family DNA-binding transcriptional regulator — protein sequence MSGHSKWANIKHKKAAQDTKRSNLFQKFAKEILVAIKQGGNDPTKNARLRLAIEKAKAKNMPNDNIKKLLSKNEKDGKNFTEVTYEGYGPNGVAFLVECLTDNLNRTSAFVKAVFNKLGGNLGTTGSVSYLFDVKGQIVLDQEKYNPDQVFAKLLDLDIIDFLNEDNVIVIEVSPANLIKTKESLEKAKITEFLSSEVLKIPKSYINLSEKNLEKVEKLIDILEDNDDVQNVYTNLG from the coding sequence ATGTCTGGACATTCAAAATGAGCAAATATTAAGCATAAAAAAGCAGCACAAGATACAAAAAGATCAAATCTTTTTCAAAAATTTGCAAAAGAGATTTTAGTTGCAATTAAACAAGGGGGAAATGATCCAACAAAAAATGCTCGTTTAAGATTAGCAATTGAAAAAGCAAAAGCAAAAAATATGCCGAACGATAATATTAAAAAATTATTATCGAAAAATGAAAAAGATGGAAAAAATTTTACAGAAGTAACTTATGAAGGTTATGGCCCAAATGGTGTTGCTTTTTTAGTGGAATGTCTTACTGATAATCTTAATCGAACTTCTGCTTTTGTAAAGGCTGTATTTAATAAATTAGGAGGAAATTTGGGAACAACAGGATCTGTTTCTTATTTATTTGATGTAAAAGGACAAATTGTATTAGATCAAGAAAAATATAATCCAGACCAAGTTTTTGCAAAATTATTAGATTTAGATATTATCGATTTCTTAAATGAAGATAATGTAATAGTTATTGAAGTATCACCTGCTAATTTAATTAAAACAAAGGAATCATTAGAGAAAGCAAAAATTACAGAATTTTTATCTTCTGAAGTTTTAAAAATTCCTAAATCTTATATTAATTTATCAGAAAAGAATCTTGAAAAAGTTGAAAAATTAATAGATATATTAGAAGACAATGATGATGTACAAAATGTATATACAAATTTAGGATAA
- the nadD gene encoding nicotinate (nicotinamide) nucleotide adenylyltransferase, producing MKIGILGGTFNPFHKGHINIVRNIKKEFGLKQIWIIPTYITVDKSFSIENISAKDRYKIIKYTLKKLKINWIKLIDIEIKNHNISYTYDTLLKLNTKYPEKQFYFIMGEDRYRTFHTWYRYKDIQNLANIIVYRRFINGSCHNKNIDEKYIEFFDEIIYDISSTDILQNLRWDELLEPTKKYISKKYFYLKTIVFNNLKFKRYQHSVSVASHAKRLAKENKYYNWKRAYYAGLIHDLFKYHSKNFLIEYVKKNLKANEELPPFPAMHGYACSYWLEEMYKMKDKKFLKAIKKHTTASKKMSKLDKIIYVADKIASDRKGREIGQERKQAYKNLDFTFEKLLRKQVERLVENGIKFENLDKNTKEAYIHYVLKIKGKKALKNYYYNTKNNHENQWKSLKKNNK from the coding sequence ATGAAAATAGGAATATTGGGAGGAACTTTTAATCCTTTTCATAAAGGACATATTAATATTGTAAGAAATATAAAAAAAGAATTTGGATTAAAACAAATTTGAATAATTCCTACTTATATTACTGTTGATAAAAGTTTTTCAATTGAAAATATTTCTGCAAAAGATCGATATAAAATAATAAAATATACTCTTAAAAAATTAAAAATTAATTGAATAAAATTAATCGATATTGAAATTAAAAATCATAATATTTCATATACTTATGATACTTTATTAAAATTGAATACAAAATATCCAGAAAAACAATTTTATTTTATTATGGGAGAAGATCGTTATCGAACTTTTCATACTTGATATAGATATAAAGATATTCAAAATCTAGCAAATATTATTGTTTATAGACGTTTCATAAATGGATCTTGTCATAATAAAAATATTGATGAAAAATATATTGAATTTTTTGATGAAATTATATATGATATTTCATCTACTGATATTTTACAAAATTTAAGGTGAGATGAGCTTTTAGAGCCAACAAAAAAATATATTTCAAAAAAATATTTCTATTTGAAAACAATTGTTTTCAACAATTTGAAATTTAAAAGATATCAACACTCTGTTTCTGTTGCTTCGCATGCTAAAAGATTAGCAAAAGAAAATAAATATTACAATTGAAAAAGAGCTTATTATGCTGGTTTAATTCATGACCTTTTTAAATATCATTCTAAGAATTTTTTAATTGAATATGTAAAAAAAAATTTAAAAGCAAATGAAGAATTACCCCCATTTCCTGCAATGCATGGATATGCTTGCTCTTATTGATTAGAAGAAATGTATAAGATGAAAGATAAGAAGTTTTTAAAAGCAATAAAAAAACATACAACAGCATCAAAAAAAATGTCTAAATTAGATAAAATAATTTATGTTGCTGATAAAATTGCTTCTGATCGCAAAGGGAGAGAAATTGGACAAGAAAGAAAACAAGCATATAAAAACCTTGATTTTACTTTTGAAAAACTATTAAGAAAACAAGTTGAAAGATTAGTAGAAAACGGAATTAAATTTGAAAATTTGGATAAAAATACAAAAGAAGCTTATATTCATTATGTTTTAAAAATTAAAGGAAAAAAAGCTTTAAAAAATTATTATTATAATACAAAAAATAATCATGAAAATCAATGAAAATCACTTAAAAAAAATAATAAATAA
- a CDS encoding deoxynucleoside kinase: MKIVISGTTGVGKSTTVNNLKNYYQRKGKKVIIMGEILIESPYFDLYFNDFINWSFLAQIDFLFERFHQFIEVEQKYKNDKNIIIIYDRHFIEDKIFSELRLIKKTRSDKLGKAYKQIYNSMLDKINLFEKPDFFIVLRASFDVIMKRMEKRNREQEKKFDREYWQDLYYRYYAKKANKDIFRKYSKKYLELDTDYLAINEVTKKIIKYINKRI, encoded by the coding sequence ATGAAGATAGTTATCAGTGGAACAACTGGAGTTGGCAAAAGCACAACTGTTAATAATTTAAAAAATTACTATCAGCGAAAAGGAAAAAAAGTAATCATTATGGGAGAAATATTAATTGAATCTCCATATTTTGATCTTTATTTTAATGATTTTATAAATTGAAGTTTTCTTGCTCAAATAGATTTTTTATTTGAAAGATTTCATCAATTTATAGAAGTTGAACAAAAATACAAAAATGATAAAAATATAATTATTATTTATGATCGTCATTTTATTGAGGATAAAATTTTTTCTGAATTAAGACTAATTAAAAAAACAAGATCAGATAAATTAGGAAAAGCTTATAAACAAATTTATAATTCAATGCTTGATAAAATTAATTTGTTTGAAAAACCTGATTTTTTTATTGTTCTTCGTGCTTCTTTTGATGTAATTATGAAAAGAATGGAAAAAAGAAATAGAGAACAAGAGAAAAAATTTGATCGAGAATATTGACAGGACTTATATTATCGATATTATGCAAAAAAAGCAAATAAAGATATTTTTCGTAAATATTCAAAAAAATATCTTGAACTTGATACAGATTATCTTGCTATTAATGAAGTTACAAAAAAAATTATTAAATATATAAATAAAAGAATTTAA